A window from Scyliorhinus canicula unplaced genomic scaffold, sScyCan1.1, whole genome shotgun sequence encodes these proteins:
- the LOC119960325 gene encoding gastrula zinc finger protein XlCGF8.2DB-like, which translates to GKGFTQSSSLQKHQRVHTGERPFTCSLCGKGFIYLTSLRSHQLVHSDKKPFQCSECGKSFKFTNDLLRHQQIHTGERPFTCSDCGKGFTCSSHLVMHQRVHTGEKPFTCSKCGKGFSVSSNLLTHQCTHTVDKPFICSKCGKGFVCIAYLLSHQRIHTGERPFTCSDCGKGFTRSFHLLAHQRVHTGEKPFSCSDCGKGFTRSFHLLAHQRVHTGEKPFTCSKCGKGFTQSSHLLSHQQVHTGDKPFICSDCGNGFTCRSNLLTHQRVHTGERPFTCSECGKRFTRSFHLLAHQRSRSKGRPQGLDSAVIAAVNHIPD; encoded by the coding sequence GGAAAGGGGTTCACTCAGTCTTCCAGCctccagaaacaccagcgagttcacactggggagaggccattcacctgctccttaTGTGGAAAAGGATTCATTTATTTAACCAGCCTCAgatcacaccaacttgttcactcgGATAAGAAACCTTTCcaatgctctgaatgtgggaagagcTTTAAATTCACAAAtgatctgctgagacaccagcagattcacactggggagaggccgttcacctgctctgactgtgggaagggattcacttgctCATCCCACCTGGTgatgcaccagcgagttcacactggggagaaaccgttcacctgctcaaagtgtgggaagggattcagtgtctcatccaacctgctgacacaccagtgcaCTCACACTGTGGATaaacccttcatttgctccaaatgtgggaagggatttgtttGTATAGCCTACTTACTGAGtcaccagcggattcacactggggagaggccgttcacctgctctgactgtgggaagggattcactcgctcattccacctgctggctcaccagcgggttcacacaggggagaaaccattctcctgctctgactgtgggaagggattcactcgctcatttcacctgctggctcaccagcgggttcacacaggggagaaaccatttacctgctccaagtgtgggaagggattcactcagtcatcccacctgctgtcacaccagcaagttcacactggggataaACCATTTATCTGCTCTGACTGTGGAAATGGATTCACTTGTAGATCTAATTTACTgacacaccagcgtgttcacactggggagaggccgttcacctgctcggagtgtgggaagagattcactcgctcattccacctgctggctcaccaacgCAGCCGCAGCAAGGGGAGaccgcaggggttggattctgcagttattgctgctgttaatcacatcccggACTGA
- the LOC119960333 gene encoding zinc finger protein 239-like, with protein MEGKSIVHSGEKLFTCCVCGRGFSRSSGLSKHKCSQTRQKPWKCGECGKGFRYPSELETHRRRHTGERPFTCSVCAKGFMKSKSLVKHQQIHTAEKPFQCPECGKCFKGSSELMSHQRVHTDEKPFRCSHCGTGFKWSSQLTVHQRAHTGERPFKCSDCEKCFKSSWELMRHRRVHTDKTPCRCSHCGTGFRWSSQLTVHQRTHTGERPFTCSECGKGFPRSSHLVIHQRVHTGEKPFTCSLCGKGFTTLSNQLVHQRTHTGEKPFTCTMCGKGFIESSALLTHQRTHTMLGPFTCSKCGKRVTTLSSLRTHQRVHTGERPFTCFVCKKRFTHSSALLRHQRLHE; from the coding sequence atggaaggaaaaagcatcgttcacagtggggagaaactgttcacgtgctgtgtgtgtgggcgAGGATTCAGTCGATCATCTGGACTGTCAAAACATAAATGCAGTCAGACCAGgcagaaaccgtggaaatgtggggaatgtgggaagggattcagataccCGTCTGAGTTGGAAACCCATCGACGccgtcacactggagagaggccgttcacctgttctgtgtgtgCGAAGGGATTCATGAAGTCAAAGAGCCTGGTAAAACACCAGCAGATTCACACCGCAGAGAAACCTTTTCAGTGTCCAGAATGCGGGAAGTGCTTTAAAGGTTCCAGCGAATTGATGTcccaccaacgtgttcacactgacgagaaaccatttaggtgctctcactgtgggactgggttcaaatGGTCATCTCAACTCACCGTACACCAACgcgctcacactggggagagacctttCAAATGCTCAGACTGTGAGAAGTGCTTCAAAAGTTCCTGGGAACTTATGCGACatcgacgtgttcacactgacaagACACCGtgcaggtgctctcactgtgggactgggttcagatggTCCTCTCAACTCACTGTACACCAGCGcacccacactggggagaggccattcacctgctccgagtgtgggaagggattccctcggtcatcccacctggtTATacatcagagagttcacactggggagaaaccattcacctgttccctgtgtgggaaaggattcactaccTTATCTAACCAGCTGgtacaccagcgcactcacactggggagaaaccattcacctgtaccatgtgtgggaagggattcattgagtcATCCGCCCTGCTGACACATCAGCGCACTCACACAATGCTGggcccattcacctgctccaagtgtgggaagagagTCACTACCTTATCCagtctgcggacacaccagcgagttcacacgggggagcggccattcacctgctttgtGTGTAAGAAGAGATTCACTCACTCATCcgccctgctgagacaccagcgacttcacgaGTAA